A stretch of Solea senegalensis isolate Sse05_10M linkage group LG10, IFAPA_SoseM_1, whole genome shotgun sequence DNA encodes these proteins:
- the LOC122776211 gene encoding circadian-associated transcriptional repressor, with protein sequence MSATDSDNSIDWLASDNEDSESERETDPCTRTHSQTEAPPTPRALPHLGPTDCDVKKGDRKWREVREPCSAGSPPGRMETYDGAIGLCKTHGEKTNGRNTQQALKRPHSFTEEEERKAQQLNSNMTEKDQFFTSKCMDLQCYIHPLSLILNGLRSGRYRERLSSFQESVAMDRIQRIMGVLQNPRMGEKYINIILKMEEMLKSWFPNVKLQNQPAVAHTETAVPTKRSKLSPMTTTAATSPVTMSDPPAAAKALRVTDLTPGAAYSANNLKWLHTSPICSPTAEQAQASPKHLLSPRDRDLTQDNAVSSSTDTHTKTDAVPRGRPPGKINAPCLERLLKSTESIITRKETQGLMDSSWS encoded by the exons ATGTCTGCTACAGATTCGGATAACTCCATTGACTGGCTGGCGAGTGACAATGAGGACAGCGAGAGCGAACGGGAGACTGACCCGTGTACCAGAACGCACAGCCAGACAGAAGCTCCTCCAACCCCGAGAGCCCTGCCACACCTGGGCCCGACTGACTGTGATGTGAAGAAgggtgacaggaagtggagggaGGTCCGGGAGCCCTGCAGCGCGGGATCCCCTCCTGGTCGCATGGAGACGTACGACGGCGCCATTGGATTGTGTAAAACACacggagagaaaacaaatggcAGAAACACTCAGCAAGCACTAAAAAGACCTCACAGcttcacagaggaggaggagcgcaAGGCACAGCAGCTCAATTCCAACATGACAGAGAAAGACCAATTCTTCACAAGTAAG TGCATGGACCTACAGTGCTACATTCATCCTCTGTCGTTAATCTTGAATGGTCTTCGTTCAGGGAGATACAGAGAAC GACTCAGCAGTTTCCAGGAGAGTGTGGCAATGGACAGGATTCAGAGGATCATGGGTGTCCTGCAGAACCCACGCATGGG aGAGAAGTATATTAATATCATTCTCAAAATGGAGGAAATGCTGAAGAGCTGGTTCCCTAACGTAAAACTCCAAAACCAACCGGCCgtcgcacacacagagacagccGTTCCCACCAAGAGATCGAAG CTGTCTCCAATGACCACCACTGCAGCCACAAGCCCTGTCACCATGAGTGATCCTCCAGCCGCTGCCAAAGCTCTGAGAGTCACCGACCTCACTCCTGGAGCAGCTTACTCTGCCAATAATCTGAAGTGGCTCCACACGTCACCCATCTGCTCCCCCACGGCAGAGCAGGCACAGGCCAGCCCCAAACACCTGCTGTCCCCCAGAGACAGAGACTTAACCCAGGATAACGCTGTGTCCTCTAGCACGGACACGCACACTAAGACAGACGCGGTGCCCCGAGGCCGTCCGCCGGGCAAAATCAATGCGCCCTGTCTGGAGAGGCTCCTTAAATCGACAGAAAGTATCATCACCCGCAAGGAGACACAGGGTTTGATGGACAGCAGCTGGTCCTAG